The following coding sequences are from one Drosophila gunungcola strain Sukarami chromosome 3L unlocalized genomic scaffold, Dgunungcola_SK_2 000014F, whole genome shotgun sequence window:
- the LOC128260003 gene encoding serine protease inhibitor 77Ba-like isoform X2 — translation MIRIPDLMMVWLPLLFGAIFLCSANPQSNRAPPQLSVGIPLTPLTAPEAFERGGSFIPSMRSDFGNDVLVSISQGVQDFALDLLQRISVEVEQANRDFMISPFSIWSLLVLLYEGSEGETYNQLRSVLRINVEDEKLRGAYKVWSSFLNTTTPTIEVATLQAIYTGKDYPIKNNYRNAIQNYNVEPVEVDFNSPDTVVQINEATNRTTRGLIPYTILPQDIYGAKMFLLSSLFFKGQWKLPFNKTLTRYEPFYNENGDVIGQIPMMVQEADFAYASNIEGLDGYVLELPYGKQNRLSMLVVLPKRGFKLNDVANNLKTIGLRPILQRLEAFRRRAPEDNEVEVMMPKFITSTDFALKGILIQMGVRNLFNESTANLNRMSSGLFAKLVIHSTKIIVDEQGTSAGAVTEASLVNKATPPKFQMNRPFQYMVVEKATGLLLFAGQVRNPKAA, via the exons ATGATCAGAATACCAg ATCTTATGATGGTGTGGCTCCCATTGCTCTTTGGGGCGATCTTCCTGTGCTCCGCGAATCCTCAAAGCAACAGAGCTCCGCCCCAACTGTCGGTGGGCATTCCCCTCACCCCCTTGACGGCACCCGAGGCCTTTGAGCGCGGAGGCAGCTTCATCCCGTCCATGCGGAGCGACTTCGGCAACGATGTCCTCGTCAGCATTTCGCAGGGCGTGCAGGACTTTGCCCTCGATCTCCTCCAGCGCATATCCGTCGAGGTGGAGCAGGCCAACAGGGACTTCATGATATCGCCCTTCTCCATTTGGTCCCTGCTGGTGCTCCTGTACGAAGGGTCCGAGGGAGAGACCTACAACCAGCTGCGCAGCGTCCTGCGGATCAATGTCGAGGACGAGAAGCTGCGTGGAGCCTACAAGGTGTGGAGCTCGTTCCTCAA CACTACCACGCCCACCATCGAGGTGGCCACCCTTCAAGCCATTTACACCGGCAAGGACTACCCCATTAAGAACAACTACCGGAATGCCATCCAGAACTACAATGTGGAGCCCGTGGAAGTGGACTTCAACAGCCCGGACACGGTGGTGCAGATCAACGAGGCCACGAATCGCACCACCCGAGGCCTGATTCCGTACACCATTCTGCCACAGGACATATACGGGGCCAAGATGTTCCTGCTCTCCTCGCTGTTCTTCAAGGGCCAGTGGAAG TTGCCCTTCAACAAAACCCTGACGAGATATGAGCCCTTCTACAACGAGAACGGCGATGTCATCGGCCAGATACCCATGATGGTGCAGGAAGCGGACTTCGCCTACGCCTCCAACATAGAGGGTCTGGATGGCTACGTCCTGGAGCTGCCCTACGGCAAACAGAACCGCCTCTCaatgctggtggtgctgcccAAGCGGGGCTTCAAGCTAAACGACGTGGCCAACAATCTGAAGACCATCGGACTGCGACCCATCCTCCAGCGACTGGAGGCTTTCAGGAGGAGGGCCCCCGAGGACAACGAGGTGGAGGTCATGATGCCCAAGTTCATTACATCCACGGACTTTGCACTCAAGGGAATCCTAATCCAG ATGGGCGTTCGGAATCTGTTCAATGAGAGTACAGCCAACCTGAACCGCATGTCGTCGGGACTGTTCGCCAAGCTGGTGATCCACTCCACCAAGATCATCGTGGACGAGCAGGGCACCTCGGCGGGTGCGGTCACGGAGGCCTCGCTGGTCAACAAGGCCACGCCGCCCAAGTTCCAAATGAACCGTCCCTTCCAGTACATGGTCGTGGAGAAGGCCACCGGCCTGCTGCTCTTCGCCGGCCAAGTGAGGAACCCCAAGGCGGCCTAG
- the LOC128260003 gene encoding serine protease inhibitor 77Ba-like isoform X1 encodes MQQIADLMMVWLPLLFGAIFLCSANPQSNRAPPQLSVGIPLTPLTAPEAFERGGSFIPSMRSDFGNDVLVSISQGVQDFALDLLQRISVEVEQANRDFMISPFSIWSLLVLLYEGSEGETYNQLRSVLRINVEDEKLRGAYKVWSSFLNTTTPTIEVATLQAIYTGKDYPIKNNYRNAIQNYNVEPVEVDFNSPDTVVQINEATNRTTRGLIPYTILPQDIYGAKMFLLSSLFFKGQWKLPFNKTLTRYEPFYNENGDVIGQIPMMVQEADFAYASNIEGLDGYVLELPYGKQNRLSMLVVLPKRGFKLNDVANNLKTIGLRPILQRLEAFRRRAPEDNEVEVMMPKFITSTDFALKGILIQMGVRNLFNESTANLNRMSSGLFAKLVIHSTKIIVDEQGTSAGAVTEASLVNKATPPKFQMNRPFQYMVVEKATGLLLFAGQVRNPKAA; translated from the exons ATGCAACAAATTGCAGATCTTATGATGGTGTGGCTCCCATTGCTCTTTGGGGCGATCTTCCTGTGCTCCGCGAATCCTCAAAGCAACAGAGCTCCGCCCCAACTGTCGGTGGGCATTCCCCTCACCCCCTTGACGGCACCCGAGGCCTTTGAGCGCGGAGGCAGCTTCATCCCGTCCATGCGGAGCGACTTCGGCAACGATGTCCTCGTCAGCATTTCGCAGGGCGTGCAGGACTTTGCCCTCGATCTCCTCCAGCGCATATCCGTCGAGGTGGAGCAGGCCAACAGGGACTTCATGATATCGCCCTTCTCCATTTGGTCCCTGCTGGTGCTCCTGTACGAAGGGTCCGAGGGAGAGACCTACAACCAGCTGCGCAGCGTCCTGCGGATCAATGTCGAGGACGAGAAGCTGCGTGGAGCCTACAAGGTGTGGAGCTCGTTCCTCAA CACTACCACGCCCACCATCGAGGTGGCCACCCTTCAAGCCATTTACACCGGCAAGGACTACCCCATTAAGAACAACTACCGGAATGCCATCCAGAACTACAATGTGGAGCCCGTGGAAGTGGACTTCAACAGCCCGGACACGGTGGTGCAGATCAACGAGGCCACGAATCGCACCACCCGAGGCCTGATTCCGTACACCATTCTGCCACAGGACATATACGGGGCCAAGATGTTCCTGCTCTCCTCGCTGTTCTTCAAGGGCCAGTGGAAG TTGCCCTTCAACAAAACCCTGACGAGATATGAGCCCTTCTACAACGAGAACGGCGATGTCATCGGCCAGATACCCATGATGGTGCAGGAAGCGGACTTCGCCTACGCCTCCAACATAGAGGGTCTGGATGGCTACGTCCTGGAGCTGCCCTACGGCAAACAGAACCGCCTCTCaatgctggtggtgctgcccAAGCGGGGCTTCAAGCTAAACGACGTGGCCAACAATCTGAAGACCATCGGACTGCGACCCATCCTCCAGCGACTGGAGGCTTTCAGGAGGAGGGCCCCCGAGGACAACGAGGTGGAGGTCATGATGCCCAAGTTCATTACATCCACGGACTTTGCACTCAAGGGAATCCTAATCCAG ATGGGCGTTCGGAATCTGTTCAATGAGAGTACAGCCAACCTGAACCGCATGTCGTCGGGACTGTTCGCCAAGCTGGTGATCCACTCCACCAAGATCATCGTGGACGAGCAGGGCACCTCGGCGGGTGCGGTCACGGAGGCCTCGCTGGTCAACAAGGCCACGCCGCCCAAGTTCCAAATGAACCGTCCCTTCCAGTACATGGTCGTGGAGAAGGCCACCGGCCTGCTGCTCTTCGCCGGCCAAGTGAGGAACCCCAAGGCGGCCTAG